The following coding sequences lie in one Rutidosis leptorrhynchoides isolate AG116_Rl617_1_P2 chromosome 4, CSIRO_AGI_Rlap_v1, whole genome shotgun sequence genomic window:
- the LOC139845007 gene encoding nicotianamine aminotransferase 1-like, with product MELQKWGFKENKEVNAAAALTVRHILEAIIQNVDETKTGKPKIHLGHGDPSVYPCFQTSTVVEDALVESIRSTKFNCYAPGVGIDPARRAIAEHLSKDLPYSLTTDDIFLTVGANHAIEVLLKVLAQPGANILFPRPNYSLYEAQSSISPLEVRHFDLLPEKSWEVDLDGVKALADDKTVAIVLINPGNPCGNVFTSEHMQKIAETAKQLGILIISDEVYAYQVFGNKPFIPMGVFGNIAPVITLGTLSKRWIIPGWRLGWIAITDPIGILHKTGIAASIKSCLDLTADPPTIIQGAVPHIMEKTPESFFLNINKLLKEAADLFYERLKDIPFVSCPHKPEGSMFAMVKLNLSALDDVVDDKDFCMKLAKEESIILFPGYAAELKNWVRVSFAADPKVIEDATGRIKAFCLRHAKR from the exons ATGGAGTTGCAGAAATGGGGTTTTAAGGAAAACAAAGAAGTAAATGCTGCTGCAGCTTTAACAGTCAGACACATCCTTGAAGCCATCATTCAAAATGTGGATGAAACAAAAACTGGGAAACCAAAAATCCACCTGGGACATGGTGATCCATCTGTTTATCCTTGCTTTCAAACATCGACCGTTGTTGAAGACGCATTAGTTGAATCCATTCGATCCACTAAGTTCAACTGCTATGCACCTGGAGTTGGAATCGATCCTGCAAGAAG GGCTATCGCGGAGCATTTGTCAAAAGATCTTCCCTACAGCTTAACAACTGATGATATATTCTTAACTGTTGGAGCAAATCATGCTATTGAAGTCTTACTAAAAGTTCTTGCTCAGCCTGGAGCTAATATACTTTTTCCTCGACCTAATTACTCATTATACGAAGCTCAAAGTAGTATTAGTCCACTCGAGGTCCGCCATTTTGATCTTCTCCCTGAAAAAAGTTGGGAAGTTGATCTTGATGGTGTCAAAGCATTAGCAGACGATAAAACTGTTGCTATCGTTCTAATCAACCCAGGCAATCCTTGTGGAAATGTGTTCACATCTGAGCATATGCAGAAG atTGCAGAAACTGCAAAACAACTTGGGATTCTTATAATATCGGACGAAGTTTACGCGTATCAAGTTTTCGGAAATAAACCATTTATCCCCATGGGTGTATTTGGAAACATAGCACCAGTTATTACTCTTGGAACATTATCAAAACGATGGATCATTCCTGGTTGGCGTCTTGGTTGGATTGCAATAACTGATCCTATTGGCATTCTTCACAAAACCGGG ATTGCTGCTTCCATAAAGAGTTGTCTAGATTTAACTGCAGATCCACCCACTATTATTCAG GGAGCAGTTCCGCACATCATGGAGAAAACACCCGAATCTTTCTTCCTTAATATCAACAAGTTACTGAAGGAGGCGGCAGATTTGTTCTATGAGCGACTTAAGGATATACCGTTTGTTTCATGCCCACACAAACCCGAGGGATCAATGTTCGCCATG GTGAAGTTAAACTTATCAGCATTAGATGATGTGGTTGATGATAAGGACTTTTGTATGAAGTTGGCTAAAGAGGAATCCATAATCCTATTTCCAG GATATGCTGCTGAACTAAAGAATTGGGTTCGAGTTAGTTTTGCAGCAGATCCAAAAGTCATTGAAGATGCTACTGGGAGGATCAAAGCATTTTGCTTGAGACATGCAAAACGTTAA
- the LOC139845008 gene encoding nicotianamine aminotransferase 1-like, translating to MVNQEWGFKENKDLHAAANFTIRNILEAIMGNIDETQTGKQMVHLGHGDPSIYPCFRTSTIVEDALVESVRSANFNCYPAGVGIHPARRAIAEYLSKDLPYKLSSDDVFLTAGANHGIEVVLTLLGRPGANILFPRPNYPIYEARASFSPLEVRHFDLLPDKGWEVDLDGVKALADHNTVAIVLINPGNPCGNVFTFDHMKKIAETARDLGILVIADEVYAHQVFGDKPFIPMGVLGDIAPVMTLGSLSKRWIVPGWRFGWIALTDPTGILQETGIASSLKSCLTITADPPTVIQGAISSVIKKTPDSFFININKLLKESADLFYERIKEIPLLTCPHKPEGSMFAMVKLNLSAFNDVVDDTDFCMKLAKEETMVLFPGNAVCLKNWVRVSFATDPAVLEDAIGRLKQFCLRHAKP from the exons ATGGTGAATCAGGAATGGGGTTTCAAGGAGAACAAAGATCTTCACGCTGCTGCAAACTTCACCATCAGAAACATTCTTGAAGCAATTATGGGGAACATCGATGAAACGCAAACTGGGAAGCAGATGGTTCATTTGGGACATGGTGATCCTTCTATTTATCCTTGTTTTCGAACATCCACTATTGTCGAAGATGCGCTAGTTGAATCCGTTCGATCCGCTAATTTCAACTGTTATCCAGCCGGTGTTGGGATTCATCCTGCTAGAAG GGCTATTGCTGAGTATCTATCGAAAGACCTTCCCTACAAGTTATCTAGTGACGATGTTTTCCTAACTGCTGGAGCAAACCATGGTATCGAAGTAGTGCTAACACTTCTGGGCCGTCCTGGTGCAAATATTCTATTTCCAAGACCTAATTATCCAATTTATGAAGCTCGAGCCAGTTTTAGTCCACTTGAGGTTCGTCACTTTGATCTCCTCCCGGATAAAGGTTGGGAAGTTGATCTTGATGGTGTTAAAGCGTTGGCGGATCATAACACTGTCGCAATTGTTCTAATCAACCCAGGCAATCCTTGTGGAAATGTTTTCACTTTTGACCACATGAAAAAG ATTGCAGAAACAGCAAGAGACCTTGGGATTCTTGTGATTGCGGACGAAGTTTATGCCCATCAAGTTTTTGGAGATAAACCATTTATCCCCATGGGGGTGCTTGGGGATATAGCACCGGTCATGACTCTTGGGTCATTATCAAAACGTTGGATCGTTCCAGGTTGGCGTTTTGGTTGGATCGCATTAACTGATCCTACTGGTATTCTTCAAGAAACTGGG ATTGCTAGTAGCCTAAAGAGTTGCCTCACCATAACTGCAGATCCTCCAACTGTTATTCAG GGAGCAATTTCTAGTGTCATAAAGAAAACACCAGATTCTTTTTTCATAAATATCAACAAGTTACTAAAGGAGTCTGCAGACCTGTTTTATGAGAGAATTAAGGAGATTCCTCTTCTTACATGCCCACACAAACCCGAGGGATCAATGTTTGCCATG GTGAAGTTAAACCTGTCCGCTTTTAATGATGTTGTTGATGATACGGACTTCTGCATGAAGTTGGCAAAAGAGGAAACCATGGTTCTTTTTCCTG GGAATGCTGTTTGTTTGAAAAACTGGGTCCGGGTGAGTTTTGCGACAGATCCAGCAGTACTTGAAGATGCAATTGGGAGGCTCAAACAATTTTGCTTGAGACATGCAAAACCTTAA